One Euphorbia lathyris chromosome 1, ddEupLath1.1, whole genome shotgun sequence DNA segment encodes these proteins:
- the LOC136223956 gene encoding spermine synthase: MEDGAGRGLECQRIMDGKESNGNGLQKAIPSCCLKARASAPEDDAKCHSTVVSGWFSESHCSSGTASKRVYFNNPMWPGEVHSLEVKNILYKGKSEYQEILVFESSGYGKVLVLDGIVQLTEKDECAYQEMIAHLPLCSIPSPKSVLVVGGGDGGVLREISRHSSVEVIDICEIDNMVIDVSKKYFPELAVGFEDPRVRLHVGDAVEFLRLTPEGKYDAIIVDSSDPVGPAQELVEKPFFQTIAKALRPGGVLCNMAESMWLHTHLIQDMISICRETFKGSVDYAWASVPTYPSGVIGFLLCTTEGPAVDFLNPVNPIEKLEGATKHKRELRFYNSEMHSAAFALPTFLKREVSLLRDVPTTGKASCD, translated from the exons ATGGAGGACGGCGCAGGAAGAGGTTTGGAATGCCAGAGGATTATGGATGGGAAGGAGAGTAATGGGAATGGCTTACAGAAAGCAATTCCATCTTGTTGTTTGAAAGCTAGAGCTTCTGCACCAGAAGATGATGCTAAATGCCACTCCACAGTTGTTTCTGGGTGGTTCTCAGAATCTCATTGCTCCTCTG GTACAGCTAGCAAAAGGGTTTACTTTAACAACCCGATGTGGCCTG GAGAAGTGCATTCATTAGAAGTAAAAAACATTCTGTACAAGGGAAAATCAGAGTACCAAGAGATCTTGGTGTTTGAG TCATCTGGATATGGCAAAGTTCTAGTTCTTGACGGCATTGTCCAGTTGACTGAGAAAGATGAGTGCGCCTACCAGGAGATGATTGCTCATCTTCCACTTTGTTCAATTCCGTCACCTAAATCT GTTCTGGTTGTTGGTGGTGGTGATGGTGGGGTTCTTAGGGAAATTTCTCGCCATAGTTCTGTGGAGGTCATTGACATATGTGAGATAGATAACATGGTGATAGAT GTGTCTAAGAAGTATTTTCCAGAGCTAGCCGTTGGATTTGAGGACCCTCGGGTCCGACTTCATGTAGGTGATG CTGTTGAATTTCTTCGGCTTACTCCTGAGGGGAAATATGATGCAATTATTGTTGATTCATCAGATCCTGTAG GCCCGGCTCAAGAGCTTGTAGAGAAGCCTTTTTTTCAGACAATAGCCAAAGCATTAAGGCCCGGTGGCGTCCTTTGTAACATGGCAGAAAGCATGTGGCTTCACACACACCTTATTCAGGATATGATCTCTATTTGCCGTGAAACATTCAAAGGTTCTGTTGACTATGCTTGGGCAAGTGTTCCGACTTATCCAAG TGGTGTGATTGGTTTTCTCCTATGCACAACAGAAGGTCCTGCTGTTGATTTTCTGAATCCTGTTAACCCTATTGAGAAGTTAGAAGGAGCGACCAAGCATAAAAGAGAACTTAGGTTCTATAACTCAGAG ATGCACTCTGCTGCTTTTGCTTTGCCGACATTTTTGAAGAGGGAGGTGAGCTTGCTTCGGGATGTTCCAACCACAGGAAAAGCAAGCTGTGATTGA